The sequence below is a genomic window from Sorangiineae bacterium MSr12523.
TGGGCATCGTGGCCTACGATCGCATTCACGCGCGACTGATCGGCCTATCGAAGGCATCGGGCGTGTGGGCTACGTCGGTTCTGGATGAAGGCGGCAACCCCGGGGTCGGCGCCTCCTTGGTCATCACGGCGGACGGCGACTGGCACGTGAGCTACGCCGACGCGCTTCGTGAATCGCTTCGATACGTGCGCCGTGCACCGGGCGGAGATACGGCCCAAGCCGAAGTCGTCGACGATGGCTTCGGCCTCGGGGTGGGCGCCCCGCGTTTCGTGGATGGCCGGCATGCCGTGGGCGACGATTCTTTTCTTCGCATCGACGGCACGCGCATCCAGGTGACCTACCAAGATGCCACCGCGGGCGTGCTTCGCGTGGCCACGGGCACGCCGCTCGAAGCGGGCGGACACACCTGGACGGTGATGGCGGTCGCACAGCCGGGCCGCTTCGCGGGCTTCTTCCCGAGCTTCGCCGGAAAGGGGATCGTCAACTTCTGGCGCCAGCTCGACCCTAACGTCCGCGGCATCGTGGGCGACGTGGCGTGGGTCGCACCTTAAACTTGGCCCGCGCCAAGGAGCATGGGTAAGCCCATTCCATGCGCAACAAAACCGAGATCCTGGGTGAGCTTCGCACGATGCTTCGCGATATCTTCACCGCGAAGGCGGCGGGTGAGACCAATTCTCGCCTCGCCCGTGCGCACGGATACGTCGATGGCTACATGCGCGCGCTCTTGGAGACTGACATTTGCACGCGGAGCGAGCTGGTCGAAATCGTCGACGCCGAGCGCGAGCGCGCCTCCGGCCCTGCGATGATCTTCCGCCGAGCCGTCAGCGATGTGGCACCCGCGCCCTCGGGTGAGGCGGATGCCGAGGCCGAAGGCAACCGCACCGCGGCCGCATAGCCAGACAGCGAGTTTCCGGTAGGGATTTCCACGCTTCAATTGCGGGGCGCAGTAGGCTACACGACGCTTATGCGAGGTGATTCAGACGCGCTCCTTCGGGCCTTCGAGGCGCTTGGCCAGCATGGCCACCTCGAGGATCTGGTAGCGCGAACGCAGAGGATTACGCGCGGCATGGCCTCGGAACGCCGCGCGAGCTTCGAGTCGGATGCCGCAACCGATCGGACCGAGCTCGACCCGAACGCGGCGAAGACGCCGTTCGGGAACGCCTCCGACGTGCTCCAACGCGGCCCGGAGAACGACGACGAGCGCGCCCTCGCATGCGCGCTCTTTGCCCATGCCATCGCCGAGGAGCTGCAGGGCGGCGGGCGCGATGTCGAATCGGACAACCGCCTCGCAGACGACATTTTGTGGCTGGCCACGAACACGCCGTTCGACGCGACCCCACTGCTCGATCGCGCGCTCGGGGAAGAGGTAGCGGGCACCATCTGGACCGCCATCGCCGATCGCGTGCGGCGCGTCGATGCCTACCGGCTGCCCGAGCTTGGGCGGGGCGAAGCGTTGGTGGGGTGCGTGGCGCTCGCCTTTTCCAAGTCCGAGACGGCGGCGCGGCTGGTGGTGTCGCTGGGGCAGGAGCTGCACGATCCGGCACTGCTTCGCATGCTGTCGCCTGCATCGAGCGACACCGTGCCGATGGTTCCCACGGACGGGACGCCTGCGCGCCTCCGGGGCGAGCTCGTGCCGGCGCCGCACGGCTTGGTGGCCACGACGGCGCTGGCGCTGTCGGGCATCTTGTTTCTCATTCACGGCACACGCCTTCTCGCGCGCCTCGCCCTTGCCTACCGGTGCCCGGCCGAGATCGTGCTCTCGCCCGAGAGCGTGCGCGTCGATTCGCGCGTCGAAATGCTGGGGCGCACCCTGCGCGAGAAGTCCACGATCATCGGCCGCGAAGGCCTCGTTCGTGCGGTGCGCGACGTGCGCTACCCGCGCGTGGGCTTCTATGCCGGGCTGCTCGCGTTGGCCTTGGGCACGTACATCGGTGTCTCCACGATGATCGACGGCGTGCGCGCCGCCTCGCCGTCGCTCTTTCTCGTGGGGCTCGTCATCATCGCCGCGGGCGTGGGGCTGGACCTTCTCTTCTCGAGCCTCGTCCCCGGCTCGCAAGGACGTTGCCGCGTCGTGCTCATCCCACGCCGCGGCCCCGCCGTGTGCGTGGGCTCCGTCGACATCGCAACCGCCGACGGGGCCCTCAGCGCCATCGCGAAGTCTTAACGCGCGCGCTTGCGCAGCACCCCGAGAACGTCGTTCCAGCCGACGCCCGCCGCGTGGAGCGCGACCATCAGGTGGTACACGACGTCCGCGGCTTCTTCGGTCGCACCGGCCTTGTTGCCATCGGCCAGTGCCACCACGAGCTCGCTGGTCTCCTCGCCCAGTTTTTTCAGGCGGAGATTGCGATCGCCGAGCAAGCGGCGCGTGTACGAGGGCTTGCCCTCCGCCTTTTCCGGCTCCGCGGCACGTTGTGCGATGACGCGCTCGAGCGTGCGCACCGCATCGGCGTCGGGCTCGCCGAAGCACGTGGTCGATCCCGTGTGGCACGCAGGCCCGGCGGGCTCCACGCGCGCGACGATGGCATCGGCGTCGCAGTCCGAGAGCAACTCCACGACGCGAAGCGTGTTGCCGCTCGTCTCGCCCTTCTTCCAGAGCCCGCGCTTGCGCGAGAAGAAGTGCAGATACCCCGTTTCCACGGTGCGCGAAACCGCCTCGCGATCGGCGAAGGCCACCATGAGCACCGCGCCATCCGCCGCGTCTTGCGCGACCACGGTGACCAACCCGCCGCCTTTGTCGAAGTCGAGCTTCTCCGGATCGAACGTCATGCGCGCACCTCGATTCCCGCGTCGCGGACGACGCTCTTGATGGCCCCCACGGTCGTCTGCCCATCGTGCAAAATGCCCGCGACGAGCGCCGCGTCGGCCCCCGCGTTGGCGAGCGCACTGGCCACGTGCTCTGCGCTTCCCGCGCCGCCCGAGGCCACCACGGGCACGGTCACCGCCTGCACCACGGCGCGCGTGAGATCGAGATCGTACCCGGAGCGAACGCCGTCGCGATCGATCGAGGTGAGCAGGATCTCCCCTGCCCCGAGCTCCACACCGCGCTTGGCCCAGGCAATGGCATCGAGATCCGTTGGCTTGCGGCCGCCGTGGGTAACGACATTGTAGCCCGAGGGAAACGCGTCGTTCTTCCTCGCATCGATGCTCAACACGACACATTGGGCGCCAAATCGCTCCGAGGCGCGCGTGATCAGCTCGGGATCAGCCACCGCCGCCGAGTTGATACCGACTTTGTCCGCGCCCGCACGAAGCGCGCGCTCGAAGTCCTCCACCGTGCGGACACCGCCGCCCATGGTGAGCGGGATGAAGAGCCGCTCCGCCGTGCGGCGCACGACGTCGAACAAGGTGGCCCGCCCCTCGACGGTGGCCGAAACGTCGAGCAGCACGATTTCATCGGCGCCCTCGGCTTCGTAACGCGCCGCCAGTTCGACGGGGCACCCTACGTCGCGCAGGCTTTCGAAGCGCACTCCTTTTTTGACCCTTCCGGCGTCGACGTCCAGACAGACGACCACGCGCCTCAGTTTTGCGCTCACGAATCACCTCCTGCAACGTCCACGATGTCTTCCTCGGTCAGAAGAACCTGCCCTTTGGTGCTGAAAATACCGCCCTCCGTTTCGCTCAGCGCCTGGCGCAGCGCGAGCCCGGTGGCCTTGAAACCGGCCTCGATGATGTGGTGCTTGTCCTTGCCGCGCAGCACGCGCACGTGCAGCGTCGCCTGCAGCGCATCGGCGAAGGAGCGCAGCACGTGCGTGTACAATCGGCTCGGCAGCTTGCCCACGAAGAAGGCACGACCGCCGACGTCGATGACCGACTGCACCAGTGCATCGTCCATCGGAATCGTCTTTTCGCCGTAGCGCGTGGCGCTCTTGGGCGCGATGCTGCGCACGGCGTGGCCCAGTGCCAGCGCCACGTCCTCCATGATGTGGTGCCGCAGATCGCCCTTGGCCCGCAAGGTGAGCTCGAGGCCCGCGTAGCGCGCGAGGGTGGACAGCATATGGTCATAGAACGGCAGCGTGGTGGACACCGAGACGCCGCCGCTCAGCGCTTTTCCGCGGGCAAGGCCGATGCGGATCTCGATTTGCGTTTCTTTGCTCTCGCGAACGATGCGTTTCACTGGCCGTACTCCCGGGCCACGGCGTGCCCGTCCAAGGTGCCCGTGTACAGGGCCATGCCGATGACCGCGCCCGCGCCGCCGGCGGCGCGGATGCGTGCGAGATCGTCCAAGGTGGTGACGCCGCCCGATGCGAAGATCGGTGCACGCGTGACCTGTGCGAGCTCGCGGCAAAGCTCCGCGTCGGCCCCGCCGAGTGCCCCTTCGAGGTGCACGGCCGTCACGAGAATGCCGCCGATGGGCAGCGGATCGAGCTCTTTGGCGAGATCGGTGATGCGAAGCCCGGTGCGGGCTGCCCAGCCGCGGGTGACCACCTCGCGCTCGCGCACATCGGCGGCGATGAGCACGCGCCCGGGAAAGGCCTTCACCACGTCTTCACGGAAGGCGACGTCTTCGATGGCGCGCGTCCCCACGATGACGCGCTCGGCACCGACGTCGAACAGGTGCTGCGCGCGCTCGAGGTTGCGCACGCCGCCGCCGACTTGCACGCGAAGCCCCGATTCGCGAATGAGCCGCTCGATCCAGCCAAGGTTTTCACCCCGCCCGGTGGCAGCATCGAGATCGACGACGTGGAGCCAGGAGAAGCCCATGTCGCGGAAGGCGCGGGCCTGCGACAAGGGATCGTCGATGCGGACGCGCTCGCGTTCGTAATCGCCACCCACGAGTTGAACGCATTTGCCCTCGCGCAGGTCTACCGCCGGTAGCGCGATCACGACGTGAGCTCCCGCGCGATGGCACCAAGAAGGGCCAGGCCGTCCGACGAGCTTTTCTCCGGGTGGAACTGGCAGCCGCCCACGCGCCCTTTTTTGACGATGGCCGCAAAGCTATCGCCCTCGAGGTCCGTGGTGGCCAGCACGACGCTCGGGTCCTCGGGCCTGCACGCAAACGAGTGCGCGTAGTACACGCCGCGCACGCCACGGGCAACCCACGCGGGTGCATTGGCCGCGGGGCGAATGGGGCTCCAGCCCATGTGCGGGGCCCGCGCGGTGGTGAGGCGGGTGACCCGCCCGCCGAAGATGGAGAGCCCTTCCCCGGGCCCTTCGTCGCTCGCGTCGAACATGAGCTGCATGCCGATGCAGATACCGAGGCACGGAAGCCCGCCGTCGATGGCCGCTCGCACCTTCGCGCGTGCGGGGGCGAGCTGCGCGGCCGCGGCCGAGAAGGCGCCGACGCCGGGCAGAACGAGAAGATCCGTCTGCAGGGCGCGTGCGGCATCGGTCTCCACGGAGACGGTCGACCCGGGAACGACCTGGGCGAGAGCCTTGCCCAGCGAATGCAGATTGCCGATGCCCAAATCGAGCAGCGTTACACGCACGACAGCACCTCCTCGAACGACGGGAGCGCACGCTCCATGATTTCCCACGGTCCGACCGAAATGCGAACCGCGTCACCGAAGCCGGGCAGCTTGGGAAACGGCCGCACGGCCACGCCGCGCTCGCGCAGCGCTTTGGTCTGGGCGGCCGCGTCTTTCACCGGAACCAGGACGAAGTTGGCGTCGGATGGAATGGGCTTCAGGCCGAGCCGCTCCAGGAAGGGCATGAAGCGGGCGCGCGCATCGAGCACCTCGCGAATGCCGCCTTCGACCCAGGCCGCGTCATTCTCGAGCGCCGACACCGTGACCCGCTCCGCGAGCTGGGTGACTTTGTAGGGCCCGCGCGAAACCTCCACGGCGGCGACCAACTCGGGCGCACCGATCGCATACCCCACGCGCGCACCGGCCAGGCCAAAGGCCTTGGAGAAGGTGCGAATGACCAGAAGCCGCCCCGCATCTTTGGCGCGCCGCACGAACGAACCGCCGCAATATTCGATGTATGCCTCGTCGAGGAGCACGACCCCCTCGGCCTCGGCCACGATGCGTTCGATGGCCTCCGCCGATGCGCGTGTGCCCGTCGGGTTGTTCGGGGAGCACACGTAGGTGATGCACGCGCGTTGCGCGAGCAGGGCGTCGGCGTCCACGTCCCACCCGCGCTCGGGGCCCAGAAGCGGTACCGGCCGCAGCGCGAGATCGTTCACCTGGCCACAGTAAGGAATCATGACGAAGGTGGGATCCGGGTACGCGATGGCGCCGCCCGGCTGGGCGAAGGCGCGGATGGCCGAATCGAGAACGTCGTCGCTTCCGCAACCGGTGACAATTTCGTCCGTGCCCACGCCGAGGTGCGCGGAAATGGCGCGCTTCAAGTCGGCCGCGTAGTGATTCGGGTAACGCGCGAAAAGCTCGATGTTCGCCTCGGGCACCAAGGTGCGCGC
It includes:
- the hisIE gene encoding bifunctional phosphoribosyl-AMP cyclohydrolase/phosphoribosyl-ATP diphosphatase HisIE yields the protein MTFDPEKLDFDKGGGLVTVVAQDAADGAVLMVAFADREAVSRTVETGYLHFFSRKRGLWKKGETSGNTLRVVELLSDCDADAIVARVEPAGPACHTGSTTCFGEPDADAVRTLERVIAQRAAEPEKAEGKPSYTRRLLGDRNLRLKKLGEETSELVVALADGNKAGATEEAADVVYHLMVALHAAGVGWNDVLGVLRKRAR
- the hisF gene encoding imidazole glycerol phosphate synthase subunit HisF yields the protein MSAKLRRVVVCLDVDAGRVKKGVRFESLRDVGCPVELAARYEAEGADEIVLLDVSATVEGRATLFDVVRRTAERLFIPLTMGGGVRTVEDFERALRAGADKVGINSAAVADPELITRASERFGAQCVVLSIDARKNDAFPSGYNVVTHGGRKPTDLDAIAWAKRGVELGAGEILLTSIDRDGVRSGYDLDLTRAVVQAVTVPVVASGGAGSAEHVASALANAGADAALVAGILHDGQTTVGAIKSVVRDAGIEVRA
- a CDS encoding imidazoleglycerol-phosphate dehydratase, whose product is MKRIVRESKETQIEIRIGLARGKALSGGVSVSTTLPFYDHMLSTLARYAGLELTLRAKGDLRHHIMEDVALALGHAVRSIAPKSATRYGEKTIPMDDALVQSVIDVGGRAFFVGKLPSRLYTHVLRSFADALQATLHVRVLRGKDKHHIIEAGFKATGLALRQALSETEGGIFSTKGQVLLTEEDIVDVAGGDS
- the hisA gene encoding 1-(5-phosphoribosyl)-5-[(5-phosphoribosylamino)methylideneamino]imidazole-4-carboxamide isomerase translates to MIALPAVDLREGKCVQLVGGDYERERVRIDDPLSQARAFRDMGFSWLHVVDLDAATGRGENLGWIERLIRESGLRVQVGGGVRNLERAQHLFDVGAERVIVGTRAIEDVAFREDVVKAFPGRVLIAADVREREVVTRGWAARTGLRITDLAKELDPLPIGGILVTAVHLEGALGGADAELCRELAQVTRAPIFASGGVTTLDDLARIRAAGGAGAVIGMALYTGTLDGHAVAREYGQ
- the hisH gene encoding imidazole glycerol phosphate synthase subunit HisH is translated as MRVTLLDLGIGNLHSLGKALAQVVPGSTVSVETDAARALQTDLLVLPGVGAFSAAAAQLAPARAKVRAAIDGGLPCLGICIGMQLMFDASDEGPGEGLSIFGGRVTRLTTARAPHMGWSPIRPAANAPAWVARGVRGVYYAHSFACRPEDPSVVLATTDLEGDSFAAIVKKGRVGGCQFHPEKSSSDGLALLGAIARELTS
- a CDS encoding histidinol-phosphate aminotransferase family protein, with amino-acid sequence MSRPYSEVVRPGIAAMKLYSSNREPCAIDLSDNTNQRGAPPSARTLVPEANIELFARYPNHYAADLKRAISAHLGVGTDEIVTGCGSDDVLDSAIRAFAQPGGAIAYPDPTFVMIPYCGQVNDLALRPVPLLGPERGWDVDADALLAQRACITYVCSPNNPTGTRASAEAIERIVAEAEGVVLLDEAYIEYCGGSFVRRAKDAGRLLVIRTFSKAFGLAGARVGYAIGAPELVAAVEVSRGPYKVTQLAERVTVSALENDAAWVEGGIREVLDARARFMPFLERLGLKPIPSDANFVLVPVKDAAAQTKALRERGVAVRPFPKLPGFGDAVRISVGPWEIMERALPSFEEVLSCV